The following are from one region of the Petrotoga mobilis SJ95 genome:
- the hisS gene encoding histidine--tRNA ligase has protein sequence MSTYTRIKGTKDIFGEEVKYWEYIENTAKKLFKIYGYKEIRTPLIEKTELFSRGIGQETDIVQKEMYTFDDKKGRSLTLRPEGTASVARAYIENSLITFGSPQKLFYMGPMFRYEKPQAGRYREFYQIGAEIFGTDHPLADAELITFVYDFFNKLKLSNFKVKINNIGTFESREKYKEVLKTYYQPLLPNLCEDCQRRFNTNIMRLLDCKIDVEAAKNAPSILDYLDEESREHFENLQKYLKAYNVPFQVDPKIVRGLDYYTKTAFEVEHSDLGEQAVVAGGGRYDDLVEQLGGPKTPGVGFAIGIERVIEALKKENVEVESESEIDVYIAFQGEKGEMAAVTLSKELRKKGINTFLNISKRNLSGQFKHANRLNAKYVVVIGEEEISRDIVTIKNMKSGEQTQIERNWVSEIIVEKLREE, from the coding sequence TTGAGTACTTATACAAGAATAAAAGGTACAAAAGACATTTTTGGGGAAGAAGTTAAGTATTGGGAATACATCGAAAATACGGCAAAGAAACTTTTTAAAATATATGGATACAAAGAGATAAGAACCCCATTAATTGAAAAAACCGAACTTTTTAGCAGAGGAATAGGCCAAGAAACAGATATTGTTCAAAAAGAAATGTACACTTTTGATGATAAAAAAGGAAGGTCACTAACTTTAAGACCTGAAGGCACCGCTTCGGTAGCAAGGGCTTATATAGAAAACTCTTTAATAACCTTTGGGTCTCCTCAAAAATTATTTTACATGGGTCCTATGTTCAGATATGAAAAGCCTCAAGCAGGACGTTATAGGGAATTTTATCAAATAGGAGCAGAGATTTTTGGAACAGACCATCCTTTAGCAGATGCTGAATTAATCACATTTGTCTACGATTTCTTCAATAAGCTAAAATTGAGCAATTTTAAGGTGAAAATTAACAACATAGGCACCTTTGAAAGTAGAGAAAAATACAAAGAAGTATTGAAAACGTATTATCAACCGTTGTTACCCAACCTATGTGAAGATTGTCAAAGACGTTTTAACACCAACATTATGAGGTTGTTGGACTGCAAAATCGACGTGGAAGCGGCAAAAAATGCTCCTTCAATTTTGGATTATTTAGATGAAGAAAGTCGCGAACATTTTGAAAACCTTCAAAAATATTTGAAGGCTTACAATGTACCCTTTCAAGTTGATCCAAAGATAGTTAGAGGTTTAGATTATTACACGAAAACCGCATTTGAGGTAGAACATTCTGATTTGGGTGAACAAGCTGTCGTAGCAGGTGGTGGTAGGTACGACGATCTCGTTGAACAATTAGGGGGTCCTAAAACTCCAGGGGTTGGTTTCGCTATAGGGATTGAAAGAGTAATAGAAGCATTAAAAAAAGAGAATGTCGAGGTCGAGAGTGAAAGCGAAATAGATGTTTACATAGCTTTTCAAGGTGAAAAGGGTGAAATGGCGGCAGTTACTTTATCGAAAGAACTGAGAAAAAAAGGTATAAATACTTTTCTAAATATATCGAAAAGGAATTTATCGGGGCAATTTAAACATGCCAACAGATTGAACGCTAAATACGTGGTTGTAATAGGAGAGGAAGAGATTTCTCGGGATATCGTTACAATAAAGAATATGAAAAGCGGAGAACAGACCCAGATCGAAAGAAATTGGGTGTCTGAGATCATAGTGGAAAAGCTTAGAGAAGAATAA
- a CDS encoding S1 RNA-binding domain-containing protein, with amino-acid sequence MVNESLATGDSVKGKVVDIKKFGAFLELENGEEGFVHISKISKKYVREISSFLKIGDEVQGKVIGRTKDGKYEISLKDFDEEKEDTGKSHNFEKRLNQYLKDSEKKISEYKKHLDKKKNTRRR; translated from the coding sequence TTGGTAAATGAAAGTTTAGCAACAGGGGATTCTGTGAAAGGTAAAGTAGTCGATATCAAAAAGTTTGGTGCTTTTTTAGAACTTGAAAATGGTGAAGAAGGATTTGTACACATTTCAAAGATTTCAAAAAAGTATGTTAGAGAGATATCCAGCTTTTTAAAAATTGGTGATGAAGTTCAAGGAAAAGTCATTGGAAGAACGAAAGACGGAAAGTATGAGATCTCTTTAAAAGATTTTGATGAGGAAAAAGAGGACACGGGAAAATCACACAACTTTGAAAAAAGATTGAATCAGTATCTAAAAGACAGCGAAAAGAAGATATCCGAGTATAAAAAGCACCTAGATAAGAAAAAGAATACACGTAGAAGATAA
- the rpmE gene encoding 50S ribosomal protein L31, translated as MKQGIHPEMKLITVKCACGAEHTMYSTVDNFRLDVCSECHPFYRGELGSQILDTEGRVQKFKNKYKDFLEN; from the coding sequence GTGAAACAAGGTATTCATCCAGAAATGAAACTTATAACCGTAAAATGCGCTTGTGGCGCCGAACATACTATGTATTCAACAGTTGACAATTTCAGATTAGATGTTTGTTCTGAATGTCATCCTTTTTACAGAGGAGAATTAGGTTCACAAATATTGGATACAGAAGGTAGAGTTCAGAAGTTTAAGAACAAATACAAAGATTTTCTTGAAAACTAA
- a CDS encoding PolC-type DNA polymerase III, translating into MYFFESLLDIKGREEEFFNKEISIKGQIFHVNESKDFYYLFVSDYSYSFLCKSESGKTPRTGSRKGEWFRFEGVLEYDCEMGSYCLKVNTIKAAVHLSWHDLSVEKRVELHAHSKMSSKLSILGMEELVDAVSSFGQKAVAITDNENVQIIPYFYEYAKRKGIKAIFGCELNVHDERRGIVKHVNVLVKNKEGLKNLYKIISISHMNVVNKSAIISLSDLKNLRKGLLLGSSLDGFLLYSYLNKYSTNDLKEWITFFDYIELFPMNCYNDLCLEKGKIIDYSRTVYEIAKDVRKPVVMSGDVHYLREEDREYLNAMIVGTSTKSKPRKTVRSVNYFRSTSQMYDEAFEIFKKRGIAKEIVVKNTNKIAGEIEELAPFDFKLKAPYIPSADQNLRDIVYSNAKKRYGEKLHRIIIDRIEKELKSIVDNGYAVIFLISADMVEKSLEMGYPIGSRGSVGSSLVAFLLGITEVNPLPPHYFCESCGFIEFVENLNLSGFDLKEKSCPNCGAILNSDGHNIRFEVFMGYSGEKIPDIDVNFSAEIFTDIQRFLEEKFGRNYCYKAGTISTISRYNAMKMALNYFKDEDMNFAHLFWISQKIKGTKLNTGQHPSAMIIIPQEYDVHDFTPYQYSANSPEIGIVTTHYDFKALENDLLKIDVLSHDGPTFLKMLKDLTGYDYNDISMHDERILSLFSSTKELGVDLSEIGTEIGTLGVPEVWTPFSHKMLTETKPETFYDLCRTNSLAHGTDIWFNNAREIVLKNVAGIDQIVSCRDDILTTLEYFGVEPKTAFMVMEKVRKGKELTEKELKAIDDSEAPEWYLDSLKKIHYLFPKAHAVAYMIMAYKIAFYKLYYPLEFYSVYFTIRARFFDIDIIMDEDLTVKTIKKLSKNEYQHNYEESNFYSTLKTAYEMRKRGFGFLRPDLYKSEAKLFKIEGEYLRIPLTKVRNIGSKNAQRILKERGEATQKTLLSK; encoded by the coding sequence ATGTATTTTTTTGAGAGTCTATTGGATATTAAAGGGCGGGAGGAAGAGTTTTTTAATAAGGAGATAAGCATAAAAGGCCAAATTTTTCATGTTAATGAGTCAAAGGATTTTTATTATCTGTTTGTTTCTGATTATAGTTATTCTTTTTTGTGTAAGTCAGAAAGCGGGAAAACGCCCCGAACAGGGTCAAGGAAAGGTGAATGGTTTAGATTTGAAGGGGTATTAGAGTACGATTGCGAAATGGGGAGTTATTGTTTGAAGGTAAACACAATAAAAGCTGCTGTTCACTTATCTTGGCATGATCTTTCGGTAGAAAAGAGGGTTGAACTTCATGCTCATTCAAAGATGAGCTCAAAGTTGTCTATATTGGGTATGGAGGAGTTGGTGGATGCTGTTTCTTCGTTTGGACAAAAGGCGGTTGCCATTACTGATAACGAAAATGTGCAGATAATTCCTTATTTCTATGAGTATGCTAAAAGAAAGGGTATAAAAGCTATTTTTGGTTGTGAGTTGAATGTACACGATGAGAGAAGAGGGATCGTAAAACATGTGAATGTTTTGGTTAAGAATAAAGAGGGGTTGAAGAATCTTTATAAAATAATATCGATTTCACATATGAACGTTGTGAATAAAAGTGCAATAATTTCACTCTCTGATTTGAAGAATTTGAGAAAAGGGCTACTTTTAGGCTCTTCACTGGATGGGTTTTTGCTTTACTCCTATTTGAACAAGTATTCTACTAACGATTTGAAGGAATGGATAACTTTTTTTGATTATATAGAGCTTTTCCCTATGAATTGTTATAATGATTTATGTTTGGAGAAGGGTAAGATTATCGATTATTCTAGAACTGTCTATGAGATTGCAAAAGATGTCAGAAAGCCTGTTGTTATGTCCGGTGATGTTCATTATTTGAGAGAAGAAGATCGAGAGTATTTAAACGCTATGATCGTTGGTACCTCCACAAAGAGTAAACCAAGAAAGACTGTGCGAAGTGTTAATTATTTTAGGAGCACTTCCCAGATGTACGATGAGGCGTTTGAGATCTTCAAAAAGCGTGGCATTGCAAAAGAAATTGTGGTGAAAAACACGAATAAAATCGCTGGTGAGATAGAGGAGCTTGCTCCTTTTGATTTTAAATTGAAGGCGCCTTATATCCCCTCCGCCGACCAAAATTTGAGAGATATCGTTTATAGCAACGCAAAAAAGAGGTATGGGGAAAAGTTACACCGTATAATTATAGATAGGATAGAAAAGGAATTGAAAAGTATAGTAGATAACGGGTATGCGGTGATATTTTTGATCTCAGCCGATATGGTCGAGAAGTCTTTAGAGATGGGTTACCCAATCGGTTCGAGGGGTTCTGTTGGTTCTTCGCTTGTGGCTTTTCTTTTGGGGATAACGGAGGTTAATCCGTTGCCGCCACATTATTTTTGTGAGAGTTGTGGGTTTATAGAGTTCGTGGAGAATTTGAATTTGAGTGGTTTTGATTTAAAAGAGAAGTCATGCCCAAATTGCGGTGCAATTTTAAACTCCGATGGGCATAATATAAGGTTTGAGGTTTTTATGGGGTATTCTGGCGAGAAGATCCCAGATATAGACGTGAATTTTTCGGCTGAGATCTTCACCGATATACAGAGGTTCTTGGAAGAGAAATTTGGTAGGAATTATTGTTACAAGGCAGGTACGATTAGTACCATCTCAAGGTACAACGCTATGAAGATGGCTCTCAATTACTTCAAGGATGAAGATATGAATTTTGCACATCTTTTTTGGATTTCTCAGAAAATAAAAGGAACAAAGTTGAATACAGGTCAACATCCATCGGCTATGATAATAATCCCTCAAGAGTACGATGTTCACGATTTCACTCCTTACCAATATTCTGCAAATTCTCCTGAGATTGGTATCGTTACGACACATTACGATTTTAAGGCTTTAGAAAATGATTTGTTGAAAATAGACGTGTTGTCTCACGATGGGCCAACATTTTTAAAAATGCTTAAGGATTTAACCGGTTACGATTACAACGATATTTCTATGCACGATGAACGGATTCTTTCACTTTTCTCTTCTACAAAGGAGTTGGGAGTGGATCTTTCGGAGATAGGTACGGAGATTGGCACGTTGGGTGTTCCAGAAGTTTGGACACCTTTTTCCCATAAGATGCTCACCGAGACAAAGCCTGAAACTTTTTACGATCTGTGTAGGACGAATTCACTTGCACACGGAACGGATATTTGGTTCAACAACGCCCGTGAGATAGTTTTGAAAAATGTTGCAGGTATCGATCAGATCGTTAGCTGTAGAGATGATATTTTGACAACACTTGAGTATTTCGGAGTGGAACCAAAAACAGCCTTTATGGTTATGGAAAAAGTGAGAAAGGGGAAAGAGCTTACAGAGAAAGAGCTGAAGGCGATAGATGATTCAGAAGCTCCCGAATGGTACCTTGATTCTTTGAAGAAGATTCATTATCTCTTCCCAAAAGCCCATGCGGTTGCCTACATGATAATGGCGTACAAGATAGCGTTTTACAAGCTTTATTATCCTCTTGAGTTTTACAGCGTTTATTTCACTATTAGAGCGAGGTTTTTTGATATTGACATTATAATGGATGAAGACTTGACTGTTAAAACGATTAAGAAGCTTTCAAAAAACGAATACCAACATAATTACGAAGAGTCCAACTTTTATTCCACACTTAAAACCGCCTATGAGATGAGAAAGAGAGGTTTTGGTTTTTTAAGACCGGATCTTTACAAGAGCGAGGCAAAACTTTTTAAAATTGAAGGAGAATATTTGAGGATTCCTCTGACCAAAGTGAGAAATATTGGTAGCAAGAATGCTCAGCGGATCCTAAAAGAAAGGGGAGAAGCCACACAGAAAACTCTCCTTTCAAAATAA